From the Gallaecimonas mangrovi genome, one window contains:
- a CDS encoding NAD(P)H-dependent oxidoreductase, giving the protein MKNVLIINAHQHYPDISPGRLTRYLVEVIADTLQGQGFAVRHSHIDSGYDVQEELDKHLWADVIILQAPVNWFGAPWKHKKYLDEVFNAGLAQQSLIATDGRSRHDPSRQYGTGGLMQGKSFMMSLTWNAPAAAFGDPNQVLYQGKTDHDAFLHIAACYRFCGAAIVPTHSCFDVMKNPDIAADVKRLKAHLATHFAASNITTQAG; this is encoded by the coding sequence ATGAAAAATGTATTGATCATCAACGCCCACCAGCATTATCCGGATATCTCGCCAGGCCGGTTAACGCGCTACCTGGTTGAGGTTATTGCAGACACTCTGCAAGGCCAGGGCTTTGCAGTGCGTCACAGCCATATCGACAGCGGTTATGACGTGCAAGAAGAGCTGGATAAACACCTGTGGGCAGACGTTATTATTCTGCAGGCGCCCGTTAACTGGTTTGGCGCGCCCTGGAAGCACAAAAAGTACCTAGATGAAGTATTTAACGCCGGCCTTGCCCAGCAGAGCCTGATAGCAACCGATGGCCGCAGCCGCCATGATCCCAGCCGCCAATACGGCACCGGCGGCCTGATGCAGGGCAAATCCTTTATGATGTCACTCACCTGGAATGCCCCCGCTGCCGCCTTTGGTGACCCAAACCAGGTGCTTTACCAGGGTAAAACCGACCACGACGCCTTTTTGCATATCGCCGCTTGTTACCGCTTTTGTGGCGCGGCCATCGTACCCACCCACTCGTGCTTTGATGTAATGAAAAACCCTGACATTGCCGCGGATGTAAAACGGCTCAAGGCGCACTTAGCAACGCATTTTGCTGCCTCAAACATCACTACCCAGGCGGGCTAG
- a CDS encoding DUF3612 domain-containing protein: protein MAVSKSLVRQSHFLGTKVRNLRKRNHLTMEDLSSRCVRINPENAPSVSYLSMIERGKRVPSVEMLEVIAEVFQKDVKWFLDDEPEQAEITPDKGNRGGISGMALEPGFLFSNEILQIAIPEMLSQTGITGRQFAHLLIRAHQENLQNHFPNLERAAEEIGLKRLNLAVEDLVAIASDLGLNIKWVKRTPKEVVDELGISAKQLVTSFFEPPGTLYLNEMLRQFPTRLKYDLAVYIGHKVLHGTDGVKGVLTIGHTQPWEEDNAAPTDALNAQDILQAWRDFESSFFAGALLCPKVPFRQLLDSNGYEIAVHKKAGVSPSVAMRRMTVVSPYPHWHYFDAYGEGKLKAVYRGNGIPLPWGNMRKVKDPCQHWAVFRRLSQAQAGNPSSAQISILNVGDKPRIYCCESVNILDAAGNDRVLCAGIDLIPAITAQGVDADAIASELKASCVKSGGAAAIPNAIKKELRTIAKILNINWIERGIESDARLICSRGAVCPRKPSCYGGCSGE from the coding sequence ATGGCAGTGTCAAAAAGCTTGGTCAGACAATCCCATTTTCTTGGCACCAAAGTCAGGAATTTGCGAAAACGTAACCACCTCACCATGGAGGACTTGTCGTCCCGTTGCGTGCGCATCAACCCCGAAAACGCCCCGTCGGTGTCGTACCTGTCGATGATAGAAAGGGGCAAGCGGGTGCCCAGCGTCGAGATGCTGGAAGTGATTGCCGAGGTCTTTCAAAAAGACGTTAAATGGTTTTTGGACGACGAGCCGGAACAAGCGGAAATTACCCCCGACAAGGGTAACCGCGGCGGCATTAGCGGCATGGCGCTGGAACCAGGCTTTTTGTTTTCAAACGAAATACTGCAAATTGCCATTCCAGAAATGCTGTCGCAAACCGGCATCACCGGCCGCCAGTTTGCGCACCTATTGATACGTGCCCACCAGGAAAACCTGCAAAACCATTTTCCCAACCTGGAAAGGGCCGCCGAAGAAATCGGCCTAAAGCGCCTTAACCTGGCGGTGGAAGATTTGGTGGCTATCGCCAGCGACCTTGGCCTTAACATCAAGTGGGTAAAACGCACCCCAAAAGAGGTGGTAGACGAGCTTGGTATTAGCGCCAAACAGCTAGTGACCTCCTTTTTTGAACCGCCCGGCACCCTTTATTTAAACGAGATGCTGCGCCAATTTCCCACACGCCTGAAATACGACCTTGCCGTCTACATTGGCCACAAGGTCTTGCATGGCACCGACGGCGTAAAAGGGGTGCTGACCATCGGCCACACCCAGCCCTGGGAAGAAGACAACGCCGCCCCCACCGATGCCCTAAACGCCCAAGACATTTTGCAGGCCTGGCGCGATTTTGAATCGAGCTTTTTTGCCGGCGCGCTGCTCTGCCCCAAGGTGCCCTTTCGCCAACTGTTAGACAGCAACGGTTATGAAATTGCCGTACACAAAAAGGCCGGAGTGTCGCCGTCGGTGGCCATGCGGCGGATGACGGTGGTGTCGCCCTACCCGCACTGGCACTACTTCGACGCCTACGGCGAAGGCAAGCTCAAGGCGGTATATCGCGGTAACGGCATTCCGCTACCCTGGGGCAATATGCGCAAGGTCAAAGACCCTTGCCAGCACTGGGCGGTGTTTCGCCGCCTCTCGCAAGCACAGGCAGGCAACCCCAGCTCAGCGCAAATCTCCATTCTCAATGTCGGCGACAAGCCGCGTATTTATTGCTGCGAGTCGGTCAATATTCTCGACGCCGCCGGTAACGACCGGGTGCTTTGCGCCGGTATCGACCTTATTCCCGCCATTACCGCCCAAGGCGTAGACGCCGACGCCATTGCCAGCGAACTCAAAGCCAGCTGCGTAAAAAGCGGCGGCGCCGCTGCCATCCCTAATGCCATTAAAAAGGAGCTGCGCACCATCGCCAAAATTCTCAATATCAACTGGATAGAGCGCGGCATCGAAAGCGACGCCCGGCTGATTTGCTCGCGGGGGGCGGTATGCCCCAGAAAGCCGAGTTGTTATGGGGGTTGCAGTGGCGAGTGA
- a CDS encoding sterol desaturase family protein yields the protein MSKLLRDKYEDVDLTPGQGKGSAALSLFFSSLSLLAALCFWVPALFTTPEFRGFYNPALLKPLLQLAIAIGFGFGLYAMLRHPSPGYGLTGMLLAILAALIGSGHIEAPNIASRNLYVGLDYFVLTLVILALVFIPLERAFAKDPTQNILRKGWITDLKYFMFSHMGVQLISFFTVIPIQVFLHQVTTWSFQLWVAAQPIWLQFIELLLVVDFGTYWIHRAMHEIPALWKIHAIHHSTEQMNWLASSRLHLFEILVNRFAGYLPIFVLGFAPSAVYAYLVFISFHAIFIHANLRFRFPLLRWVLATPEYHHWHHSSEDEAIDKNYAGFLPLYDVLFGTLFMPKHLASRYGTVSDPVPDGIVGQFLYPFKSWLKRQ from the coding sequence ATGAGTAAGTTATTACGCGACAAATACGAAGATGTCGACCTCACCCCTGGGCAAGGTAAAGGCAGCGCGGCACTGTCGCTGTTTTTCTCCAGCCTATCCCTGTTGGCCGCCTTGTGTTTTTGGGTGCCAGCACTGTTTACCACCCCTGAATTTCGCGGTTTTTATAACCCGGCGCTTTTAAAGCCGCTGTTGCAACTGGCCATCGCTATTGGTTTTGGCTTTGGGCTGTATGCCATGCTGCGCCATCCGTCACCGGGTTATGGCCTGACCGGCATGCTACTGGCCATACTGGCGGCGCTTATTGGCTCTGGCCACATCGAAGCGCCCAACATTGCCAGCCGTAACCTCTATGTGGGCCTGGACTATTTTGTGCTGACCCTGGTGATCCTGGCCCTGGTGTTTATTCCCCTAGAGCGCGCCTTTGCCAAAGATCCAACCCAAAACATTCTGCGCAAGGGTTGGATAACCGACCTTAAATATTTCATGTTCAGCCACATGGGCGTGCAGCTCATCAGCTTTTTTACGGTGATCCCCATTCAGGTATTTTTGCACCAGGTAACCACCTGGTCGTTTCAGCTGTGGGTAGCCGCGCAACCGATTTGGCTGCAATTTATTGAGCTGTTACTGGTGGTGGATTTTGGTACCTACTGGATACACAGAGCCATGCATGAAATTCCGGCGCTGTGGAAAATTCACGCCATTCACCATTCCACCGAACAAATGAACTGGCTGGCCTCAAGCCGGCTGCATCTGTTTGAAATTTTGGTAAACCGCTTTGCCGGTTATCTGCCCATTTTTGTGCTGGGCTTTGCCCCTTCGGCGGTTTATGCCTACTTGGTGTTTATTTCTTTTCACGCCATCTTCATTCACGCCAACCTGCGCTTTCGTTTTCCGCTGCTGCGCTGGGTACTGGCCACCCCCGAATACCACCACTGGCACCACTCGTCAGAAGACGAAGCCATTGATAAAAACTACGCCGGCTTTTTGCCGCTCTATGACGTGCTCTTTGGCACACTTTTTATGCCAAAGCACCTGGCAAGCCGCTACGGCACTGTGTCAGATCCGGTGCCAGACGGCATTGTTGGCCAGTTCCTCTATCCCTTTAAAAGCTGGCTAAAGCGCCAATAA
- a CDS encoding SGNH/GDSL hydrolase family protein has product MAVKFLKRKSIQRVLKYFKRFYLQEVLVLGDSHASVFKKELLKKAFPGFFVSTCAVGGATISGLENPNSKTKALDKFRKALKSARPAYIVLLLGEVDTGFVIWYRAEKYQAPVAEMLEKAVNNYQAFIAEVAALAPVICISTPMPTIRDDNDWGEIANIRNDINATQQQRTALTLAFNKQMASYCQQQGHHYLWLDNESLGPDGLVAPYLLNKDPCDHHYDDATYSGLLIKHLQDVLAVEGVLVAQPG; this is encoded by the coding sequence ATGGCAGTAAAATTTCTAAAGCGAAAAAGTATTCAGCGCGTACTGAAGTATTTTAAGCGTTTTTATTTGCAAGAGGTGTTGGTGTTGGGGGACTCTCATGCCAGTGTCTTTAAAAAAGAGCTTCTAAAAAAAGCGTTCCCAGGCTTTTTTGTTTCAACCTGCGCCGTGGGCGGCGCAACCATTTCTGGCCTGGAAAACCCGAACTCCAAGACCAAGGCGCTGGATAAATTCCGCAAGGCGTTAAAGTCGGCTCGCCCAGCCTATATTGTGCTGCTGCTCGGTGAGGTCGATACCGGGTTTGTCATTTGGTATCGGGCCGAGAAATACCAGGCTCCAGTCGCTGAGATGCTGGAAAAAGCCGTCAATAACTATCAGGCCTTTATTGCCGAGGTGGCCGCCTTAGCGCCGGTTATCTGTATCTCTACGCCAATGCCAACTATCAGGGATGATAACGACTGGGGCGAAATTGCGAATATCCGCAACGACATCAATGCCACCCAACAGCAAAGAACCGCACTGACTCTGGCCTTTAACAAACAAATGGCAAGCTACTGCCAACAGCAGGGACACCACTACCTTTGGTTAGACAACGAGTCTTTAGGGCCAGATGGTCTGGTTGCCCCTTATCTTTTGAACAAAGATCCCTGCGACCATCATTATGATGACGCAACCTACTCAGGGCTGCTTATTAAACACTTGCAAGATGTGCTTGCCGTTGAGGGAGTATTGGTGGCGCAGCCGGGGTGA
- a CDS encoding aldolase/citrate lyase/malate synthase family protein: MNMLTFDRTEIQEQQKPFIAEAIFAVEASLQCEKQVKAKQLLDNLFPLEAGSHQDVTSYVIDYHHLLAYFKDGSHSGLKHPCQFVAYEGEKESPCSILFRDGSGGHVDVAFGCHQGSGNVALAFIDDVQLETCTTFTQMADQDTPTAGMRHWISLVKGDKPEACVEDKDYTAKNGEDYRLNYCFSL, translated from the coding sequence ATGAACATGCTGACTTTTGATAGAACCGAGATCCAGGAACAACAAAAGCCCTTTATTGCCGAAGCCATTTTTGCGGTGGAAGCCAGCCTGCAATGCGAAAAGCAGGTCAAAGCCAAACAGCTTTTAGATAACTTGTTCCCCCTTGAAGCCGGTTCCCATCAAGACGTGACCAGCTATGTTATCGACTATCACCACCTGCTGGCCTACTTCAAAGATGGCAGCCACAGTGGCCTCAAGCACCCTTGCCAGTTCGTGGCTTATGAAGGGGAAAAAGAGTCGCCCTGCTCTATTTTGTTTCGCGACGGTAGCGGCGGCCATGTAGACGTGGCATTCGGTTGCCACCAGGGTTCGGGCAATGTAGCGCTGGCCTTTATTGACGACGTGCAGCTGGAAACCTGCACCACTTTTACGCAAATGGCTGACCAAGACACCCCTACCGCTGGTATGCGCCACTGGATAAGCCTGGTGAAAGGCGACAAGCCCGAAGCCTGCGTCGAAGACAAAGACTACACCGCCAAAAATGGTGAAGACTACCGCTTGAACTACTGCTTTAGCTTGTAA
- a CDS encoding PilZ domain-containing protein: protein MRAASLANNHSRFTAPRQEVATISNLNSTDALAMIEHGSELVLNVTTPVGARFSCKTAFIGTHSTHYLLVEAPKVRPDYFEHYFQEGFWVNIRAISPRGEGAELYFRSQLLHLLTDPLPVMALSIPHMMKVAQLRREARYDVKLAGKIVTDTHKNECELRDLSKSGCRFVTHPLGKGYQLDEPLSINLYRDDNQNQQFPALTGTVCNLQRSLHYSIYGLKFDPLGSANAASILEQLTFDGSKLALPE, encoded by the coding sequence ATGCGTGCAGCGTCGTTAGCGAACAATCACAGTCGGTTTACTGCGCCAAGACAGGAAGTCGCCACCATTTCCAACCTCAACAGCACCGATGCCCTAGCGATGATAGAGCACGGTAGCGAGCTGGTTTTAAACGTCACCACCCCGGTTGGCGCCCGCTTTAGCTGTAAAACCGCCTTTATCGGTACCCATTCCACCCACTATTTACTGGTGGAAGCGCCCAAGGTCAGGCCAGACTATTTTGAGCACTATTTTCAGGAAGGGTTTTGGGTCAACATCCGCGCCATATCTCCCCGCGGTGAAGGGGCAGAGCTTTACTTTCGTAGCCAACTGCTGCACCTATTAACTGACCCGCTGCCGGTTATGGCGCTGTCTATTCCCCACATGATGAAGGTGGCGCAGCTTCGCCGCGAGGCGCGCTATGACGTGAAGCTGGCCGGGAAAATTGTTACCGATACCCACAAAAACGAGTGCGAGCTGCGCGACTTGTCGAAAAGCGGCTGCCGTTTTGTTACCCATCCCCTTGGCAAGGGCTACCAACTGGATGAACCCCTTAGCATTAATTTGTACCGCGACGACAACCAAAACCAGCAGTTTCCGGCCCTAACCGGCACCGTTTGTAATCTGCAGCGCTCTTTGCATTACTCCATTTATGGCCTCAAGTTCGACCCGCTCGGCTCTGCCAACGCGGCCAGCATTCTTGAACAGCTCACCTTTGACGGCAGCAAACTGGCATTGCCGGAGTAA
- a CDS encoding phospholipase D family protein — protein sequence MSGLRWWLTSLSLLVAGAVNRVPRFARVLSNRLPPAANRPWQQQLGKGARLLADNKDALAVRLALIRRAEISIDAQYYQWRGDTSGKLLLAALLSAADKGVQVRMLIDDVHTEDDPLIARLNVHANVAIRLFNPFGSRVLTPITRPLEWLWDFSRANHRMHNKALIVDGEAVVLGGRNVGDEYFGLHPRRNFLDMDVLAVGDIAQEVAEAFDLFYNAEWSVPVSQLITLRPLRREARQAFKKLNAFWDQPHCQALLDSLPKNVLEKPLVSAEMQVLYDLPSKVHPLRKSHRKMGSHTALALAREARNTRHKLTVVSPYLVPSNEILAQMGMLEGSGVETHILTNSLAANDVVLAHTGYAAQREAMLSADIALSELAVDAELPGGKESGSLSGLHAKLISYDDHRFFVGTFNLDPRSIFINTEMGLLIDSPELAAQLQQLLTPYISGSQSWQPTFCGQKLVWRRQIAGQVWTESTEPQATVWRRFMAHVLSWLPVRSQL from the coding sequence TTGAGCGGCTTGCGCTGGTGGTTAACGTCGCTGTCGTTGTTGGTGGCTGGCGCCGTCAACCGGGTGCCGCGTTTTGCCAGGGTGCTGTCAAACCGTCTGCCCCCTGCCGCTAACCGCCCCTGGCAGCAGCAACTGGGTAAGGGCGCCAGGCTGTTGGCCGACAACAAAGACGCCCTGGCGGTGCGGCTGGCGCTTATTCGCCGCGCCGAGATCAGTATTGATGCCCAGTACTATCAATGGCGGGGCGACACCTCGGGGAAATTGTTGCTGGCGGCGCTGTTAAGTGCGGCCGACAAAGGGGTGCAGGTGCGGATGTTAATTGACGATGTGCACACCGAGGACGACCCGCTGATCGCCCGCCTGAATGTGCATGCCAATGTGGCCATTCGCCTATTTAACCCCTTTGGCAGCCGGGTGCTTACCCCCATTACTCGCCCCCTGGAATGGCTGTGGGACTTTTCCCGTGCTAACCACCGCATGCACAACAAAGCGCTGATCGTCGACGGTGAAGCGGTGGTGCTGGGGGGGCGCAATGTTGGCGATGAATATTTTGGCCTGCACCCCAGGCGCAACTTTTTAGACATGGACGTGCTGGCGGTGGGCGACATCGCCCAAGAGGTCGCTGAGGCCTTTGACCTGTTCTACAACGCCGAATGGTCGGTGCCGGTGTCGCAGCTAATCACCCTTAGGCCACTCAGGCGCGAAGCCCGGCAGGCCTTTAAAAAGCTCAACGCCTTTTGGGACCAGCCGCACTGCCAGGCACTGTTAGATAGCCTTCCCAAAAATGTGCTGGAAAAGCCGCTGGTTAGCGCCGAGATGCAGGTGTTGTATGACCTGCCTTCCAAGGTGCATCCGCTGCGAAAAAGTCACCGTAAAATGGGCTCGCACACCGCCCTGGCCCTGGCCCGTGAGGCCCGTAATACTCGCCACAAGCTGACGGTGGTCAGCCCCTATCTGGTGCCCTCTAATGAGATTTTGGCGCAGATGGGCATGTTGGAAGGCAGCGGCGTTGAAACCCACATTCTGACCAACAGCCTGGCGGCCAATGATGTGGTACTGGCCCATACCGGTTACGCCGCCCAGCGTGAAGCCATGCTCAGTGCCGACATTGCGCTATCGGAACTGGCGGTTGATGCTGAACTGCCCGGCGGCAAGGAAAGCGGCAGCCTGTCGGGGCTGCACGCCAAGCTCATCAGCTACGATGACCACCGCTTTTTTGTTGGCACCTTCAACCTTGACCCGCGCTCGATTTTTATCAATACCGAGATGGGCTTGCTGATAGACAGCCCTGAGCTGGCGGCGCAGCTGCAGCAATTACTGACGCCTTATATCAGCGGCAGTCAAAGCTGGCAGCCAACCTTTTGCGGGCAAAAGCTGGTCTGGCGCCGGCAAATTGCCGGCCAAGTATGGACCGAGTCCACCGAACCGCAAGCCACGGTGTGGCGGCGCTTTATGGCCCATGTTTTGTCCTGGCTGCCGGTGCGTAGCCAGCTCTAA
- a CDS encoding AraC family transcriptional regulator: MATTSLVQLLTELIESDGESSSPVPGVRLHRYQQKTPPFPCMFLFGIGITVQGGKSLMVGREHFQVSAGTMVITNADLPITNQVTEASIQTPFLGVWLELDVLLLTQLATQLPMNLTPAGGCRCMRVFSGDSDIEAALVRLLSLPKQPALVAQLAPLIHQEIMVRLLCGPGGAMLRELVSLGSPVQRVAKVIAWMKAHFAENTAVDDLAAMANMSPSSFRQHFRNVTGTSPLQYIKEVRLIEARQLMLNEAMDAGSAALRVGYESASQFSREYARFFGAPPRRDTCQLRQGVVR, from the coding sequence ATGGCCACAACGTCGCTAGTGCAGCTACTGACCGAATTGATTGAAAGCGACGGTGAGTCATCTTCGCCGGTACCGGGGGTCAGGCTGCATCGTTACCAGCAAAAAACGCCGCCCTTTCCTTGCATGTTTCTGTTCGGCATTGGCATCACGGTGCAGGGCGGGAAAAGCCTGATGGTGGGGCGCGAGCATTTTCAGGTTAGTGCCGGCACCATGGTGATTACTAACGCCGACTTACCCATCACCAACCAAGTGACCGAGGCAAGCATCCAGACGCCTTTTCTGGGAGTGTGGTTGGAACTAGATGTATTACTGTTAACCCAGTTAGCCACGCAGCTGCCAATGAATTTAACACCAGCCGGGGGCTGCCGCTGCATGCGGGTTTTTAGCGGCGATAGCGATATTGAAGCGGCTCTGGTGCGGTTGTTATCGTTGCCCAAGCAGCCCGCTCTGGTAGCACAGCTCGCCCCGCTAATTCACCAAGAGATCATGGTGCGGCTGCTTTGCGGCCCGGGTGGTGCAATGTTAAGGGAGCTGGTGTCATTAGGTTCGCCGGTACAAAGGGTGGCCAAGGTTATCGCCTGGATGAAAGCGCACTTTGCCGAGAACACGGCGGTAGACGACTTAGCTGCCATGGCTAATATGAGCCCTTCGTCGTTTCGCCAGCATTTTCGCAATGTCACTGGCACAAGCCCGCTGCAATACATAAAAGAGGTCAGGCTTATTGAGGCCCGGCAATTGATGCTGAACGAGGCCATGGACGCCGGCAGCGCTGCCCTGCGGGTAGGGTATGAAAGCGCCTCACAATTTAGCCGCGAATACGCACGTTTTTTTGGCGCGCCGCCGCGGCGTGATACCTGCCAGTTGCGCCAAGGCGTAGTGCGCTAA
- a CDS encoding CocE/NonD family hydrolase, whose translation MKTIMMRGFAAALAALLLVSTAFAAEPAKADKERADYIRSHYAKFEYQIPMRDGVKLFTSVYIPYDRSKKYPILMQRTPYQVAPYGADKYKTRLGPSESFEKAGYIFVFQDIRGRFMSEGKFVNMRPQDAAEKGGKATDDATDAYDTIDWLVKHIPDNNGKVGQWGISYPGYYTSVSSIHAHPALKAISPQAPIANWFRDDFHRRGTFVTPMAFLFLDTFDKPRKGPISVWPEGHKLYTPDGYQFFKELGPLSNANKEYFHHKRPFWDEITEHPNYDAYWQARNVLPHLKNTKPETLVVGGWYDTEDLYGALSTYATMSHGNKKSNVRLVMGPWFHGQWNRADGSHMGTAQFGFDTTKWYQDHVQLPFFEHYLKGKKEPELAKAIVFETGANRWRTFDSWPPKHTESKTLYLGGGEKLLDHKDPKGGFSDYVSDPNKPVPQSTSITRGWAREYMAADQRFAARRPDVLVFDTPVAKHDMTIAGRLKVNLWFSTDHTAADIIVKLVDVFPGTDENTGLKDDDTGNRHELVRWGVIRGRFRNSFSKPEPFVPNKPTEVKFDLYDVFHNIKRGHKLEIEIQSTMFPFLDLNPQKYVPNIFEAKKADFERATHKVYHSEQYPSSVTFNVLPE comes from the coding sequence ATGAAAACCATAATGATGCGCGGCTTCGCGGCAGCATTGGCGGCGCTGCTGTTGGTCAGCACGGCCTTTGCCGCCGAGCCTGCCAAGGCCGATAAAGAGCGGGCTGACTACATTCGTAGCCACTATGCCAAGTTTGAATACCAAATCCCGATGCGCGACGGTGTTAAGCTCTTTACCTCGGTTTACATTCCCTACGATCGCTCCAAGAAATACCCCATTTTGATGCAGCGCACCCCTTACCAGGTTGCGCCGTACGGAGCCGACAAATACAAAACCCGCTTAGGGCCAAGCGAAAGCTTTGAAAAAGCCGGTTATATCTTTGTATTCCAGGACATTCGCGGCCGCTTTATGTCTGAAGGCAAGTTCGTCAACATGCGCCCGCAAGACGCAGCCGAAAAAGGTGGCAAGGCCACCGATGATGCCACCGACGCCTATGACACCATCGACTGGCTGGTAAAACACATTCCCGATAACAACGGCAAAGTGGGCCAGTGGGGCATTTCTTACCCGGGTTATTACACCTCGGTGTCGTCTATTCACGCCCACCCGGCGCTAAAAGCCATTTCCCCGCAGGCGCCCATCGCCAACTGGTTCCGAGACGACTTCCACCGCCGCGGCACCTTCGTTACCCCCATGGCGTTTTTGTTCCTCGACACCTTTGACAAGCCCCGCAAGGGCCCCATTAGCGTTTGGCCGGAAGGGCACAAGCTCTACACCCCAGACGGCTACCAGTTCTTTAAAGAATTGGGCCCCTTGAGCAACGCCAACAAGGAATACTTCCACCATAAGCGCCCGTTCTGGGACGAAATTACCGAGCACCCCAACTACGACGCCTACTGGCAGGCCCGTAATGTGTTGCCGCACCTGAAAAACACCAAGCCTGAAACCCTGGTGGTGGGCGGCTGGTACGACACCGAAGACCTGTACGGCGCGCTGTCTACCTACGCCACCATGTCCCATGGCAACAAGAAAAGTAACGTTCGCCTAGTAATGGGCCCCTGGTTCCACGGCCAATGGAACCGCGCCGACGGCTCGCACATGGGCACCGCCCAGTTCGGTTTTGACACCACCAAGTGGTACCAAGACCACGTGCAACTGCCGTTCTTCGAGCATTATCTGAAAGGGAAAAAAGAGCCTGAACTGGCCAAAGCCATTGTTTTTGAAACCGGTGCTAACCGCTGGCGTACCTTTGACAGCTGGCCGCCCAAGCACACCGAGTCTAAAACCCTGTATTTAGGCGGCGGTGAAAAGCTGCTGGACCACAAAGACCCTAAAGGCGGCTTTAGCGACTACGTTTCTGACCCCAATAAACCGGTACCGCAGTCCACCAGCATTACCCGTGGCTGGGCCCGTGAGTACATGGCCGCTGACCAGCGCTTTGCCGCCCGTCGCCCCGACGTGCTGGTATTTGATACCCCGGTTGCCAAGCACGACATGACCATTGCTGGCCGCCTTAAGGTCAACTTGTGGTTCTCGACCGACCACACCGCCGCCGACATTATCGTTAAGCTGGTGGATGTGTTCCCCGGCACCGACGAGAACACCGGCCTTAAAGATGATGACACCGGCAATCGCCATGAACTGGTGCGCTGGGGCGTTATTCGCGGCCGTTTCCGCAATAGCTTCTCCAAGCCTGAGCCCTTTGTGCCCAATAAGCCTACTGAAGTGAAATTCGACCTCTACGACGTGTTCCACAACATTAAACGTGGCCACAAACTGGAAATAGAAATTCAAAGCACCATGTTCCCGTTCCTCGATTTGAACCCGCAAAAATATGTACCGAATATTTTTGAGGCCAAAAAAGCCGACTTTGAACGTGCGACCCACAAGGTGTACCACTCTGAGCAGTATCCGAGCTCGGTGACCTTTAATGTGTTGCCTGAGTAA
- a CDS encoding alpha/beta fold hydrolase has protein sequence MKGFFVSSAGAYVRYHDLPGDNTPIVFIHGIGCASSFDYPEVATRLAHKGHRCILVDLLGAGFSDKPEAFAYSISAHAQYLADFIRSLQLGRCYLYGHSRGGSVAIELTGLITEQLAGLVLSEANLDAGGGMFSKQIAAISEQDYVHCGHQQVIARSVDSADPSGKLWAASMRLCLPQAVHREAVSLIAGGSPSWRQRFYALPVPKAFVFGVHSLPDPDTDILAAQGIDIALVEDAGHSMAWENPQGLAKVLGEVLEGWG, from the coding sequence GTGAAAGGATTTTTCGTATCGTCAGCAGGCGCTTATGTGCGCTATCACGACTTGCCCGGCGATAATACGCCTATCGTCTTTATTCACGGTATCGGCTGCGCCTCTTCCTTTGATTACCCCGAAGTGGCTACCCGCTTGGCGCACAAAGGCCACCGCTGCATTCTGGTGGATTTGTTAGGGGCGGGTTTTAGCGACAAGCCCGAGGCGTTTGCTTACAGCATCAGCGCCCACGCACAGTATCTGGCCGACTTTATCCGAAGCTTGCAACTGGGTCGCTGCTACCTGTACGGCCATAGCCGCGGCGGCTCTGTGGCCATTGAGCTTACGGGCCTTATTACCGAGCAACTGGCGGGCCTTGTTTTGAGTGAAGCCAACCTCGATGCCGGTGGCGGCATGTTCAGTAAACAAATCGCCGCCATCAGCGAGCAAGACTACGTTCACTGCGGTCACCAGCAGGTTATTGCCCGCAGTGTTGACAGCGCCGACCCCAGCGGCAAGCTGTGGGCCGCCAGTATGCGCCTTTGTCTACCCCAGGCAGTGCATCGCGAGGCGGTGTCTCTTATCGCCGGTGGCAGCCCATCCTGGCGGCAACGCTTTTATGCGCTGCCGGTCCCCAAAGCTTTTGTGTTTGGTGTGCATTCGCTGCCGGACCCGGATACTGACATCCTGGCCGCTCAAGGCATTGATATCGCCTTGGTGGAAGACGCTGGGCATTCAATGGCGTGGGAGAATCCACAGGGGCTGGCGAAGGTGTTGGGGGAGGTTTTGGAGGGTTGGGGTTGA